The Hemitrygon akajei unplaced genomic scaffold, sHemAka1.3 Scf000091, whole genome shotgun sequence genome window below encodes:
- the LOC140722856 gene encoding probable G-protein coupled receptor 139 — protein sequence MKICYPAIAVIGVPVNLAAIVILSRGKCGLSKGITRYLVAMAVADLMVVIIEDVFYQIVETYGAYFLQPSLPFCLVHYVLCYVALDCSVWLTVAFTFDRFVAICWSKIQTKYCTPRIAGRIIGTICVAFCLKNVPYYFLHKERANLYWNQCDQKSALHTVPEFEWFYWLDRLLNPLLPFFLILFLNILTVRQIVASSRVRRGLRGQRKSEKQQDPEMRSRRQSIILLFTLSASFLLCWATTTLVFIFLRCLYTDLETSIRLWLAQRAGTVIQLFSCCTNTFIYSVTQTKFREQLMIVALSPINLLVKMVRKWFFIIKVNSPALVPKYYEL from the exons TTAACCTGGCGGCGATCGTGATACTCAGccgaggaaagtgtggtctctccaaaggtaTCACTCGGTATCTCGTGGCGATGGCTGTGgccgatctaatggtggtgatcatCGAAGACGTGTTCTACCAGATTGTTGAAACATACGGTGCATACTTTCTTCAGCCATCACTTCCGTTCTGTTTAGTCCACTACGTCTTGTGTTACGTGGCTTTAGATTGTTCCGTGTGGCTGACTGTAGCGTTCACTTTCGaccgctttgtggccatttgctggtcGAAGATTCAGACCAAGTACTGTACGCCAAGAATTGCAGGACGGATTATTGGCACAATTTGCGTTGCGTTCTGTTTGAAGAACGTCCCTTATTACTTCCTGCACAAGGAGCGCGCAAATCTGTATTGGAATCAATGTGATCAGAAATCGGCTCTTCACACGGTTCCGGAGTTTGAGTGGTTTTACTGGTTAGACCGTCTTTTGAATCCGctgcttcctttcttcctcattttgttccTCAACATTCTGACTGTCAGACAGATCGTGGCGTCCAGCCGAGTCCGTAGGGGGCTCAGGGGACAGAGAAAAAGCGAGAAGCAGCAGGATCCGGAAATGAGGAGCAGGAGACAGTCCATTATACTGCTATTCACattgtcggcgagtttcctcctGTGCTGGGCGACAACCACCCTGGTCTTCATTTTCCTGCGGTGCCTCTACACGGACCTGGAAACATCTATCCGACTGTGGCTGGCGCAGCGAGCGGGGACAGtgattcagcttttcagctgctgcacaaacaccttcATATACAGTGTGACCCAgaccaaattcagggagcagctaatGATTGTCGCGCTCAGCCCTATTAATTTGCTTGTTAAGATGGTGAGGAAGTG GTTCTTCATCATTAAAGTGAATTCCCCGGCTTTGGTTCCGAAATACTATGAACTGTGA